The following proteins come from a genomic window of Patescibacteria group bacterium:
- a CDS encoding HAMP domain-containing histidine kinase yields MMNFKKILDQLNIPAQCRKYETPLWQCPQTLFLLMGVLIIGTVTTTYSVGRVFFEDPEMIALIVLLLTAVLFTIAFVITSSFERLAEANRMKSEFVKIVSHQLRSPITNLSWGIDALMSGELGSIREGQVEYLRILKENSGRMKELVEDLLNVLRIEEGSLHFGKEKISLEEIIKNLILKFQPFAKASNVKIKFKSTPSLPEVFTDLHQIKNVMENLLDNAIRYIKGKGEIEIYLRKKENEIFFEIKDNGVGIPKEDQKYIFQKFFRAKNIKRSEIKGSGLGLFITKSIIERLGGKIWFESKENKGTTFWFTLPIK; encoded by the coding sequence ATGATGAACTTCAAGAAAATCCTTGACCAGTTGAATATTCCTGCTCAGTGTAGAAAATATGAAACTCCTCTTTGGCAATGTCCTCAGACCCTTTTTTTGCTCATGGGAGTACTTATTATTGGAACAGTTACCACTACCTATTCAGTAGGTAGAGTTTTTTTTGAGGATCCGGAAATGATAGCCCTAATTGTCCTTTTATTAACCGCGGTTTTATTTACTATCGCCTTTGTCATTACTAGTTCTTTTGAAAGATTGGCTGAAGCCAATCGAATGAAGTCGGAATTTGTTAAAATTGTTTCCCATCAGTTGCGTTCTCCCATTACTAATTTAAGTTGGGGGATTGATGCTTTAATGTCTGGAGAATTAGGAAGCATTAGAGAAGGACAAGTAGAATATTTAAGAATTCTAAAAGAAAATTCAGGCCGGATGAAAGAATTAGTCGAGGATTTACTTAATGTTTTAAGAATTGAGGAGGGATCTTTACACTTTGGGAAAGAAAAAATTTCTTTAGAAGAAATAATAAAAAACTTAATTTTAAAATTCCAACCTTTTGCTAAAGCTTCAAATGTTAAGATAAAATTTAAATCAACTCCAAGTCTACCAGAAGTTTTTACTGACCTTCACCAAATAAAAAACGTGATGGAGAATCTCTTGGATAATGCTATTCGCTATATTAAAGGAAAAGGAGAAATTGAGATTTATTTAAGGAAAAAGGAAAACGAAATTTTTTTTGAAATCAAAGATAATGGAGTTGGTATTCCTAAAGAAGATCAAAAATATATTTTCCAGAAATTTTTTCGGGCAAAAAACATAAAGAGGTCGGAAATCAAAGGAAGTGGTCTGGGCCTTTTTATTACCAAATCAATTATTGAAAGATTAGGAGGGAAAATTTGGTTTGAATCTAAGGAGAATAAAGGGACAACTTTTTGGTTCACTTTACCAATTAAATAA
- a CDS encoding response regulator yields the protein MKKILFIEDELALHQTFGNILREKGYEMISAFDGEEGLKLIKTEKPDLILLDLILPKINGFEVLKRLKEEKEIKKIPVIIITNLEDMENINKALELGATTYLVKASYSPEEVLEKIKKILGER from the coding sequence ATGAAAAAAATATTATTTATTGAAGACGAATTAGCTCTTCACCAAACTTTTGGAAATATTTTAAGAGAGAAGGGTTATGAAATGATTTCGGCCTTTGATGGAGAAGAAGGCCTCAAATTAATAAAAACTGAAAAACCAGATTTAATTCTTTTGGACCTTATTTTACCAAAGATCAATGGTTTTGAGGTTTTAAAGAGATTAAAAGAGGAAAAAGAGATAAAGAAAATCCCGGTTATTATTATAACTAACCTTGAAGATATGGAAAACATAAATAAAGCCCTTGAATTGGGAGCAACAACTTACTTAGTAAAGGCAAGTTATAGCCCAGAAGAAGTATTAGAGAAAATCAAAAAAATCTTAGGAGAACGCTAA
- the tadA gene encoding Flp pilus assembly complex ATPase component TadA — protein sequence MRIEPRQLKAFLLDAGLVTKEQFEKALKKAEKNRQRVGDVLVSEGLITQEELIKLEAYILGIPFIDLEKQKISPEILKIIPEPIARSHNIVAYRKKGKKLEVAMLDPEDLRTIEFIKKKANLRILPRLTTPDSIKNVLRQYQKTLEAEFGEIIKKEVGEIIPIREEEMVEEKEELKKVAEELPVIRIVDTLLKHAVLQRASDIHIEPTEKEVIIRYRIDGILRDAMVLPKQASSGVVARIKVLSRLKLDEHRLPQDGRFKIETEEYRYSLRVSILPVFNGEKIVMRLLPEKAKAFTLEGLGLRGEALERIQTNLRKPVGMILVTGPTGCGKTTTLYAMMEILNTPAVNISTVEDPIEYRMPRINQTQVNPKIGLTFASGLRAFVRQDPDIIMVGEIRDNETTALAINASLTGHSVLSTLHTTNAAGAVPRLIDMKAEPFLISSTLNCILAQRLVRRFCKEKEKYNPSESEIENLKKYCDLDRILQILREEKLIKKDQTFKDIEFYRPKSSKECPEGYKGRIGIFEVLPVTETIKELIVKQATSDQIQVQAQKEGMRTMIEDGFLKAAQGITSIEEVLRVIIE from the coding sequence ATGAGAATTGAACCAAGACAATTAAAAGCCTTTCTTTTAGATGCTGGTTTGGTGACTAAAGAGCAATTTGAAAAAGCCCTAAAAAAAGCGGAAAAAAATAGACAGAGGGTCGGCGATGTTTTAGTTTCTGAAGGTTTAATTACCCAGGAGGAATTAATCAAGCTCGAGGCCTATATTCTGGGAATTCCCTTTATTGACTTAGAAAAGCAGAAAATCTCACCTGAAATTTTAAAGATTATTCCTGAACCAATTGCCAGATCCCATAATATTGTTGCTTATAGAAAAAAAGGGAAAAAATTAGAAGTAGCCATGCTAGATCCAGAAGATTTAAGGACTATTGAGTTCATTAAAAAGAAGGCCAATCTGAGGATTTTACCAAGACTAACCACCCCAGATTCTATTAAAAATGTTTTGCGTCAATACCAAAAGACTTTGGAGGCTGAATTTGGAGAGATAATAAAAAAAGAGGTTGGGGAAATAATTCCAATAAGAGAAGAAGAGATGGTGGAAGAAAAAGAGGAACTAAAAAAAGTAGCCGAGGAATTACCAGTCATTCGGATTGTTGACACTTTGTTAAAGCACGCCGTTTTACAGAGAGCTTCTGATATTCATATAGAACCAACAGAAAAAGAGGTAATAATTAGATATCGAATTGATGGAATTTTACGTGATGCCATGGTTCTTCCAAAACAGGCCAGTTCAGGAGTTGTAGCCAGAATTAAAGTCCTCTCTCGTCTAAAATTGGATGAACATCGACTCCCCCAAGATGGCCGGTTTAAAATTGAAACTGAGGAATATCGCTATTCTCTTCGAGTTTCCATTCTCCCAGTTTTTAATGGAGAGAAGATTGTCATGAGATTATTACCAGAAAAGGCTAAAGCCTTCACTTTAGAAGGTCTAGGACTGAGGGGGGAAGCCCTAGAAAGAATTCAAACTAATTTAAGAAAACCAGTAGGAATGATTTTGGTTACTGGCCCTACTGGCTGTGGAAAAACCACAACTTTGTATGCCATGATGGAGATTTTAAATACTCCGGCAGTTAATATTTCAACCGTTGAAGACCCAATCGAATATCGAATGCCAAGAATCAATCAGACCCAGGTTAATCCCAAGATAGGTTTGACTTTTGCCTCAGGATTAAGAGCTTTTGTTAGGCAAGATCCAGATATTATTATGGTTGGGGAAATTAGAGATAATGAAACCACTGCCTTAGCTATTAATGCTAGCTTGACCGGACATTCAGTTTTATCAACTTTACATACCACTAATGCTGCTGGCGCCGTTCCTCGATTAATCGATATGAAGGCTGAACCATTTCTGATTTCCTCAACTTTAAATTGCATTTTAGCCCAAAGATTGGTCAGAAGATTTTGTAAAGAAAAAGAAAAATACAATCCATCAGAATCAGAAATAGAAAATTTAAAAAAATATTGCGATTTGGATAGAATTTTGCAAATTTTAAGAGAAGAAAAGCTGATTAAAAAAGATCAAACCTTTAAAGACATTGAATTTTATCGGCCAAAGTCCTCAAAAGAATGCCCAGAAGGTTATAAGGGCCGAATTGGAATCTTTGAAGTTTTACCAGTTACTGAAACTATAAAAGAGTTAATTGTGAAACAGGCTACTTCTGACCAGATTCAGGTCCAGGCCCAGAAAGAAGGGATGAGAACAATGATTGAAGATGGATTTTTAAAGGCTGCCCAGGGAATAACCTCAATCGAGGAAGTGTTAAGAGTTATAATTGAGTAA
- a CDS encoding type II secretion system F family protein produces the protein MPKYFYTAKSFGGEMKSEVLEAEDLHQLARTLRQEGYILISATLEGREVKERKFEISLPFFGGVSLIEKMMFTRNLRVMIAAGVSLPRALGTLAIQSKSKKFREALLDIAEEITKGKNFSDSLAKYPDIFSELFSSMVKIGEEAGTLEDVLKTLTGQMEREYELSSKVKGAMIYPAVIICAMIGIGILMLVMVVPRLAETFEELNVELPPTTQLVISLGNFLAEKWPLAILIVFATLFLFRLILKTKEGKRIIDTLILKIPIVSPIIRKTNSAYTVRTLSSLITSGVPIVRSLEITSGALGNVHFREAMAASAIKVRKGSKLSKALRPYQNIYPPLVIQMIEVGEETGQTSDILAKLADFFEEEVTNATKNLTAVIEPVLMLLIGAVVGLFAVSMIQPIYSMLGAIK, from the coding sequence ATGCCTAAGTATTTTTATACTGCCAAATCTTTTGGAGGAGAAATGAAATCAGAAGTTTTGGAAGCCGAAGACCTCCATCAATTAGCCAGAACTCTTCGCCAAGAAGGATATATTTTAATTTCGGCAACTTTGGAGGGAAGGGAGGTTAAGGAAAGAAAATTTGAGATCTCCCTTCCTTTTTTTGGAGGAGTTTCTCTGATTGAGAAAATGATGTTTACTAGAAACCTTCGGGTGATGATTGCTGCCGGCGTTTCTTTGCCTCGGGCCTTGGGAACTTTGGCCATACAGTCAAAAAGTAAAAAGTTTAGAGAGGCTTTATTAGATATAGCCGAAGAGATAACTAAAGGGAAGAATTTTTCTGACTCTTTGGCTAAATATCCTGATATTTTTTCTGAACTTTTCTCCAGCATGGTAAAGATAGGGGAAGAGGCAGGAACTTTGGAAGATGTTTTAAAAACTTTAACCGGACAGATGGAAAGGGAGTACGAATTATCATCAAAAGTAAAGGGGGCAATGATCTACCCAGCAGTTATCATTTGCGCAATGATAGGGATTGGAATTTTAATGCTGGTTATGGTTGTCCCGAGATTAGCCGAAACTTTTGAGGAATTGAATGTTGAACTTCCTCCCACCACCCAATTAGTAATTTCTTTAGGTAATTTTTTGGCTGAAAAATGGCCCCTTGCTATTTTAATCGTTTTTGCCACTTTATTTTTATTCAGATTGATTTTAAAGACAAAAGAAGGAAAAAGAATAATCGATACCTTAATTTTAAAAATTCCTATTGTCTCACCCATTATTAGAAAAACTAACTCTGCCTATACAGTCAGAACTTTAAGTTCTCTTATCACCTCAGGAGTGCCGATTGTGAGATCTCTAGAGATTACTTCTGGGGCTTTAGGAAATGTTCATTTTCGAGAGGCAATGGCAGCCTCTGCCATAAAAGTTAGAAAAGGCTCTAAATTATCTAAAGCTTTGAGGCCTTATCAGAATATTTATCCTCCTTTAGTTATTCAGATGATTGAAGTAGGAGAAGAAACCGGCCAAACTTCAGATATATTAGCAAAATTAGCTGATTTTTTTGAAGAAGAGGTTACTAATGCTACTAAAAACTTAACGGCAGTTATTGAGCCAGTTTTAATGCTTCTTATCGGAGCGGTTGTAGGGCTTTTTGCCGTGTCAATGATTCAGCCAATATATTCTATGTTAGGAGCGATAAAGTAA
- a CDS encoding prepilin-type N-terminal cleavage/methylation domain-containing protein — MLTPWKNNKKGISIIEILIVIAIIVIAFASLLGVATFSLRVSTLIKETNQANVLAQETIEVVRNFRDGTDWNINGLGTLTVENTYHLEKTADIPPQWNLVLGEETINGFVRKVIFSDVQRDANDNIVETGGTNDPNTKKVTATVSWRDKKVEIVTYLTNWR, encoded by the coding sequence ATGTTAACACCATGGAAAAACAATAAAAAAGGAATATCAATCATAGAGATTTTAATAGTTATTGCTATCATTGTCATTGCCTTTGCTAGTCTTTTGGGTGTAGCCACTTTTTCCCTAAGGGTTTCTACTTTAATAAAAGAGACCAATCAGGCTAATGTTTTAGCCCAAGAGACAATTGAAGTAGTCAGAAATTTTCGAGATGGGACAGACTGGAATATCAATGGATTGGGGACCTTAACTGTTGAAAATACTTATCATCTAGAAAAGACAGCTGATATTCCTCCTCAGTGGAATTTGGTTTTAGGTGAAGAGACAATTAATGGTTTTGTTCGAAAAGTTATTTTTTCAGATGTTCAGCGAGATGCTAATGATAATATTGTCGAAACCGGGGGAACAAACGATCCTAATACAAAAAAGGTAACTGCGACTGTTTCTTGGAGAGATAAAAAAGTAGAAATAGTAACCTATCTGACTAATTGGAGATAA
- a CDS encoding type II secretion system protein has protein sequence MKEVGFTLMEILVYIAVLSIVIIAISSFLIWSIHSNTKAKVMRETLNNARRVMEMMTYEIKEAKSIYIPTSVFNSHPGQLSLETVKYLPEGEKNTYIDFYLCDTKLCFKKESQASFALTSDSVEIGNLVFSRVVSGETPSLQVDLKIDYKNPANRPEYQASVNLKSTVSLRNY, from the coding sequence ATGAAAGAGGTAGGGTTCACCCTAATGGAAATTTTAGTTTATATTGCCGTTCTTTCTATTGTTATCATCGCTATTTCTTCTTTTTTAATCTGGTCTATTCATTCCAATACCAAAGCTAAAGTTATGAGAGAGACTTTAAATAATGCTAGAAGAGTTATGGAAATGATGACTTATGAAATAAAAGAAGCAAAAAGCATTTATATCCCTACTAGTGTTTTTAATTCCCATCCCGGTCAACTTTCTTTAGAAACAGTAAAATATTTGCCAGAAGGAGAAAAAAATACTTATATTGATTTTTATCTTTGTGATACTAAACTCTGTTTTAAAAAGGAATCTCAGGCTTCCTTTGCTTTAACTTCAGATAGTGTGGAAATAGGTAATTTAGTTTTTAGCCGAGTTGTCTCTGGAGAAACCCCTTCTCTTCAGGTTGACCTAAAGATTGATTATAAAAATCCAGCTAATCGACCAGAGTACCAAGCTTCAGTTAATTTAAAGTCTACTGTTTCTTTAAGGAATTATTAA
- a CDS encoding pilus assembly PilX N-terminal domain-containing protein produces the protein MLSLKNNQKGFAAFFITILVLAVMFGIALSIAILTLGEQRISGNIVKSSQAYYTAEAGIEDALLRLAKVKQWSSPYNLSAGNGTAAIEISDIIGGSRIITSNGEVKNRERKIQIVYQITSEEVSFHYGAQAGRGGMVMEPNSKIMGNVFSNGTVVCPDPTGRAFITNNLIVARNGQKIERLEIGDPDPATPIDKAQAHTCVGCLIHGILYYVSEGGGSAGDCIVDEEIKVLPNEIEEENLPISDEQIQNWKNDASRNNDPACIYTGDYTIPGGVTESLGPLRIEGNLTLGNSAILIMVATIHVTGNITINPNAIIELDPDYESLSGLILADGKIIVENNAILRGSGQPESYIMLLSTDSSLDEANPAIYVKNSAEGAIFYTTQGIMRLRNNMKIREATGYKVYLDNNAEIEYESGLEKTNFSSGPGGTWTVVSWREIE, from the coding sequence ATGTTAAGTCTAAAAAATAATCAGAAAGGATTTGCCGCCTTTTTTATAACCATTTTAGTTTTAGCGGTGATGTTTGGTATTGCCCTGAGTATTGCCATTTTGACTTTAGGTGAACAGCGAATTTCAGGAAACATTGTTAAATCAAGCCAGGCTTATTATACAGCTGAGGCAGGGATTGAAGATGCTTTATTAAGGCTTGCCAAAGTAAAGCAATGGTCAAGCCCCTATAATTTGAGTGCCGGCAATGGGACGGCGGCAATCGAGATATCAGATATCATTGGCGGCTCGAGAATAATTACTTCTAATGGCGAAGTAAAAAATCGAGAAAGAAAGATTCAAATAGTTTATCAAATTACTAGCGAGGAAGTCTCTTTTCATTACGGTGCTCAGGCTGGGAGAGGAGGAATGGTTATGGAGCCTAATAGCAAGATTATGGGGAATGTCTTTTCAAATGGCACTGTTGTTTGTCCCGATCCAACTGGCCGAGCTTTTATTACTAATAATCTTATTGTTGCCCGGAATGGACAAAAAATCGAGAGATTAGAAATTGGCGATCCTGATCCGGCTACTCCAATTGATAAAGCCCAAGCTCATACTTGTGTTGGTTGCCTAATCCACGGAATTCTTTACTATGTTTCAGAAGGTGGTGGCAGTGCTGGCGATTGTATTGTTGATGAAGAAATAAAGGTTCTTCCTAATGAAATCGAAGAAGAAAATTTACCTATTTCTGATGAACAAATTCAAAACTGGAAAAATGATGCTAGCCGTAATAATGATCCAGCTTGTATTTATACTGGAGACTATACGATTCCTGGCGGGGTGACAGAATCCCTTGGCCCTTTGAGAATTGAAGGGAATTTGACTCTCGGTAACAGTGCAATCTTAATAATGGTTGCCACAATCCACGTAACTGGTAATATTACTATTAATCCCAATGCTATCATTGAACTTGATCCAGACTATGAGTCACTAAGTGGTCTAATTCTCGCTGATGGAAAAATTATTGTTGAGAATAATGCAATTCTCCGTGGTTCTGGTCAGCCAGAGAGTTATATAATGCTTCTTTCCACCGATTCTTCTTTAGACGAAGCTAATCCCGCTATTTATGTAAAGAACTCGGCTGAAGGGGCGATTTTCTATACAACTCAAGGTATAATGCGATTAAGGAATAATATGAAAATTAGAGAAGCTACCGGATATAAAGTTTATCTTGATAATAATGCAGAGATTGAATATGAATCCGGTTTGGAAAAGACTAATTTTAGCAGTGGTCCTGGAGGTACTTGGACAGTAGTAAGTTGGAGAGAGATAGAGTAG
- the pilM gene encoding type IV pilus assembly protein PilM codes for MFEFFTLKPEAFGLDISDLSLKIIKLKKKRGVLNLVSFGEFPIKPGVIEGGEIKNGEALVEIIKEAISKNKRKLKTNYVIASLPEEKAFLQVIQFPIMKEEELKKAIYFEAENYVPLPIKEVYLDSQIVKPLYNHLDHIDVFIAALPKKTIDPYVPCLKKAGLIPRVLEIESLAIIRALIKNEVSPFPVLIIDLGATRTSFIIFSGYSLRFTSSIPISSQNLTQAISRSLKVDLKKAEELKIKYGLQERYRLKIENGTKKEAERGEIFEAMAPALTSLVEEIKKYLSFYRSHASHEHLPPDGKRVEKILLCGGGANLKGLSDFLSLELKIPVELSNPWINILPEPLKEVPGLPFKKSLSYTTALGLALRGIENYD; via the coding sequence ATGTTTGAATTTTTTACTTTAAAACCAGAAGCCTTTGGGCTAGACATTTCTGATTTATCTTTAAAGATTATCAAGCTCAAAAAAAAGAGGGGAGTTTTAAATTTGGTCTCTTTCGGGGAGTTTCCGATAAAACCAGGCGTAATTGAGGGAGGAGAAATTAAAAATGGGGAGGCTTTGGTGGAGATTATAAAAGAAGCAATTTCCAAGAACAAAAGGAAATTAAAAACAAATTATGTTATTGCTTCTTTGCCCGAGGAAAAAGCCTTTTTGCAGGTGATTCAATTTCCAATAATGAAAGAAGAGGAATTGAAAAAAGCTATTTACTTTGAAGCAGAGAATTATGTTCCCTTGCCAATCAAAGAGGTTTATTTAGATTCCCAAATAGTTAAGCCCCTTTATAATCATTTAGATCACATTGACGTCTTTATTGCCGCCCTACCAAAAAAAACAATTGATCCTTATGTACCTTGTCTTAAAAAAGCTGGGCTTATTCCCAGGGTTCTTGAAATTGAATCTTTAGCTATTATTAGAGCTCTAATAAAAAATGAGGTATCACCTTTTCCTGTTTTAATAATTGACCTTGGGGCAACCAGAACTAGTTTTATTATTTTTTCAGGTTACTCTTTAAGATTTACAAGCTCTATTCCCATTTCTTCACAGAATTTAACCCAAGCTATTTCCAGAAGCCTGAAAGTTGATTTGAAAAAAGCTGAAGAATTAAAAATAAAGTATGGATTACAAGAAAGGTATCGGTTAAAAATTGAAAATGGTACAAAAAAAGAAGCAGAAAGAGGAGAAATTTTTGAGGCGATGGCCCCGGCCTTAACCAGTTTAGTTGAAGAAATTAAAAAATATTTAAGCTTTTATCGGTCTCATGCTTCCCATGAACATTTGCCTCCCGACGGAAAAAGAGTGGAAAAAATTCTTCTTTGTGGAGGAGGCGCTAACCTTAAAGGGCTTTCTGATTTTCTTTCCCTGGAACTAAAAATTCCCGTTGAACTAAGTAATCCCTGGATAAATATTTTACCAGAACCCCTCAAGGAAGTACCGGGATTACCTTTTAAAAAATCTCTTAGTTATACTACTGCTTTAGGTTTAGCATTAAGAGGGATAGAAAACTATGATTAA
- a CDS encoding PilN domain-containing protein has product MINLLPPKEKTDLIQEENWKLVLILGILVLISLFCLASILFAIKINISGKVEFQKTLVDREEKKFKTFEIEALREKITSANQDLSKLNSFYQSQTNLTEILEKISGVFPEGMYLNSLSYQKETSQISLSGFAQNRETLFDFKKNLEKEKRVSEIYFPPQNWVKPTEIDFQVNFKITSSL; this is encoded by the coding sequence ATGATTAATCTTTTGCCACCAAAGGAAAAAACGGATTTAATCCAGGAAGAAAACTGGAAACTAGTTTTAATTTTAGGAATTTTAGTTTTAATTTCTCTTTTTTGTTTAGCCTCAATTCTATTTGCAATTAAAATTAATATTTCTGGAAAAGTTGAATTTCAAAAAACTCTAGTAGATCGAGAAGAAAAGAAATTTAAAACTTTTGAAATCGAAGCTCTTCGAGAAAAGATTACTTCAGCTAATCAGGATCTCTCAAAATTAAATTCTTTTTACCAGAGTCAAACCAATTTAACTGAAATTTTGGAAAAAATTTCTGGAGTTTTTCCTGAAGGAATGTATTTAAACTCTCTTTCTTATCAAAAAGAAACTTCCCAAATTTCTCTTTCCGGATTTGCCCAAAACAGAGAGACCCTGTTCGATTTTAAGAAAAATCTTGAAAAGGAGAAAAGGGTTAGTGAAATTTATTTTCCACCTCAAAACTGGGTTAAACCAACAGAAATTGATTTTCAGGTAAATTTCAAAATTACAAGTAGCTTATGA